A region of the Magnetococcales bacterium genome:
TGGCCAACGCCGCCCCGATTGGTGATCGGGCTTATGCCTCGTTGCTGCCGGTTTCCGGCTGGAAAGGAACCCTGGCGGGTCGTTTCGCCGGTCCCGACACCGCCTACCGGGTGTGGGCCAAAACCGGTACCGTGCTTTATGGCAAGGCGTTGGCGGGTTATCTCTACACCAAGCAGAACCGCCGTCTGGTGTTCGCGGTTTTCGCCAGCGACTTTGAAAAACGCAAAAACTTCGATGCCCGGATGGGTCATCATGCCCATGGCGACATCAGCCAGGGTCGCAGTTGGAACAGTCTGGCCACAGCTCACATCAACGCCCTGGTGGAAAGGTGGCTGCGCACCTATTGATTCCGCTTATATGGCTTGATTCTTGCATAAAAAGCATCCAGAAAACCATACCGTCCACCGCCATATTCTCCACATCCGGAGAAGGGAATTGTGACATGTATCTGGATCACTTCGGCCTCCAAGGCTATCCATTCGCGCCCACACCCGACCCCGAACGATTTTTTCCCGGAGGGGGACGGGGGGATATCCTCAATGCCCTGCGCGCCGCCATTCTCGCCGACGAGGGATTCATCCAGCTCATCGCTCCCCCCGGATCGGGCAAGACCATGCTGTGCCGGGTATTGTGTCAACAACTCCCTCCAGCCACCCACGCGGCCTTGCTGCTCAATCCCAATCTGCCCCCCGAGGCGTTGATCCCGGCGATTTTAGGGGAGTTCCGCTTTCCGGTGCCCAACCGCAACGATCCTTTGTTGCTGCGTCAGACCCTGTTGAACCAACTGGCGCTGCTGCATCGCAACGGCACCCGCGCCCTGCTGTTGATCGACGAGGCCCATGCCATGCCCCTGGCCACCCTGGAAGAACTGCGTCTGCTGGGCAACATGGAAACCGGACGGGCCAAATTGTTGCAGGTGATCCTGTTCGCCCAACCCGTGTTTGAACAAAACCTGCAATCCGTGCCGAACCATCCGTTTCTGGATCGGGTCACGACCCGGCTCACCCTCGAACCCCTGACAGCACCGGAGACCGCGCATTATCTCAATGCCCGGCTGCAATCCGCCGGATTCCAGGGCAAACGGATTTTCACCCCCATGGCGGCATGGAGCGTTCATCTGGCCTCTTCCGGCTGTCTGCACCGGATCAACCGGTTGGCCAACCGGGCCTTGCAACGGGCCTGCGCCGACTCTTCACGGGTGGTGAAGATGCGTCACGCCCTCTGGGCCGCACGCCAGGATTCCACCCATCGTCCAATCTCACGCCGGTTTCGCCCGGTGCTGGCGACCGCCGGCGTGGTGACGCTGCTGGCTGCCGGGGTGTCGTCCCATCCCTGGACCAGCCTGTCTTTGTCCCTGCCCTCCCCCATGGCTCTGATGGCCGAACGCACAATCCAACCCCAGGTGGCCGAACGCAAAGTCGAACCTGAGCGCACAATCCAACCCCAGGTAGCCGAACGCAAGATCGAGCCTGAGCGCACAATCCAACCCCAGGTGGCCGAACGCAAAATCGAACCTGAGCGCACAATCCAACCCCAGATGGCCGAACGCAAAATCGAGCCTGAGCGCACAATCCAACCCCAGATGGCCGAACGCAAACCCGATCCCCAGGCGCTTCCCTCTCCACTCCCCCGCGCCCCGGAACCGGTCGTGGCCATGGTCGCTCCCCAACCCGAAACCAAACCTCCGGCCCCCCTGGCGGACCCCACCCCGGAGGAAAAAACGGTTGCGGTTCCGGATGAAGTTCTGTTTCTGGCGGATGCTTCCGGGAAACCCGACCCGGCTGACCAGACTCCGGCCTCTTCCACGCTCAACGGTGTGCCCTATCTCAAGCCCAACGATCCTTTAAAGGAGGCCATTCTTGCTTCCCATCGCTGGTTGGAGCAGAGCAACGACCAACATCACACCATTCAATTGGTCCAGTTGCGCCACGAAAACGGCTTGCAGAATCTGGCCGACAAATTGGCCGCGATCCAGCCGTCTCCGGGGCCGATGGAGTTGAAGCTGTTTCGTCTCAAGGACAACTCCTTGTTGATCCATCTGAACGAATGTCCCACCGCGGTGGCGTGCGAGGCGTTGATGAATCGTCTGCCCCTCTCCTTGAGATCCAGCCATCCCAGCGTGCGTTCTCTGGCGCGGCTCAAGACCACGGTGCAAAAACTGGCGTTGATCCCGCCGGTTCAAGCCGGATGACCCCACCATGAAAGAAAAACGTCGCCTGGGTGAAATTCTGATCGGTGCGGAGATGCTCACCCAGGACCGGTTGACCATCGCTTTGGCCGAGCAGAAAAAAACCGGTGAATTGTTGGGTCGCATCATTGTACGGCTGGGATTTGTTCCGGAACCGGTGATGCATGCGTTGTTGAGCCACATTCTGGATCAACCCGGCATCAATCTGGACCAGACCACCCTGGATCCACGCATCCTGAAGCTGGTACCCCGAAAACTGATCGAACGCCACGACGTGATTCCGGTCCACTGGGACCGCAAAAGCACCACCTTGACCCTGGCCATGGCCGATACCCAGGACATGGCGGTCCTGGATAAAATTCAGGCCAACATCCACTCGGACATCACCCTCAAGACCATTCTGGCGGAACATTCCGCCATATCCCGCGCCATTCAAAGGGCCTACAGCACCGAAAACGTGCTGGAGCCTATCCTGCGGGAACTGGAAAACAGTTTCCAGGTCCTGGAGAGCCTCCCCCCGGAGCAGGCCGGACAGTTCAGCCCCGTCATGCGTCTGGTGGAGATGCTCCTGACCGACGGCGTTCAACGGGGTGCGTCGGAAATCCACATCGAACCGGAGGCGGGCAGTCTGCGGCTTCGCTATCGTATCGACGGGGTCTTGTCGGAGATGCGGGAGCTGCATCGGGATCTGACCGCCGGAATCGTGATGCGCATCAAGACCCTGGCGGGCATCGACGCTCCGGATGTCTCCGCACGTGCGGAGGGCCGTTTCTCGTTGAAAGTCGCTTCCCGCATGATCGATTGCCGGGTTTTCCCGCAACCGGTCACCCATGGCGACAATCTGCTGGTGCGCCTGCGGGACCGCAACCCGGAACCCCTCTCCCTGGAAAGCCTGGGACTCTCCCGGCATACCCAGTCCATCCTCATGGAGATGATGGCCAAACCCGCAGGAATCATTCTGGCCACCGGCCCCAAGGGCAGCGGCAAAACCACCACCCTCTACGCCATGCTGGCCTTTCTCAACCACGAACAACGCCACATCATGACCCTGGAAGAGAGCCTGGCCTATCCCATGGCCATGGTGCGACAACAGATGATCGATGGGGAAAAGCATCCGGAGAACATTTCGGAAAACATTCCGGAAAAACATGCGGAATGGGCCTCAACGTTCGATTCCGTATTGCGTCAAGGATCGGATATTCTGCTGCTGGACGAAATCCGCAATCCCGCAACCGCCCGCATGGTGTTGCGCGCCGCCATGACCGGGCATCAGGTCTTCAGCACCGTGCAGGCCACCTCGGCCCTTGCGGCGTTCCAGGGATTGTTCGCTCTGGGCATTCCGGGTACGACCCTGGCCGGAAATCTCACCGGGATCATGGGTCAACGGCTGGTGCGTCGACTCTGTTCCCACTGCAAACAGCCCCATCAGCCCGATCCCCGGGAACAACGCCTGTTGGGACTCGGACCCGACGATCGCGCCACCCGTATCTTTGTGGCTGCCGGGTGTGAACGGTGTCACGGAATCGGCTTCAAGGGACAGGTGGCCATCATGGAAGCCCTCCTCATCGATGATGATGGCGATCTGTTGATCGAACAAAACCAGACCCGCACCGCTTGGCTCTCCCTGGCCCGCAATCAGGGATTCATCCCCATGGCCGACGAGGGAATCCGTCGGGTGCTGACGGGAGAGACCAGCCTGGATGAAATTCGCCGGGTGCTGGATCTGTCCAGGAGAATGATCGGATAATCCAATCTTCCCATTTAAAGATTCCATGGCCTGTTTCTTGCTCTAGAATGATCAACCCGCATCACGTTCAGAAGTGACGGGGTTATTGGATCGTCACCCGCCGATTGGGAAGAATACCATGTATTTGGATCACTTCGGATTCCACGCTCCTCCCTTTGCCATCACCCCGGATACGGAACTCTTTTTCGCCGGTGGAGAGCGGGGGGCGATTCTGGAACAACTGCTCCAGGCCATCCAGGCCGGAGAAGGATTCATCAAAGTCGTAGGGGAAGTCGGCAGCGGCAAGACCCTGCTGTGTCGATTGTTGTGCCGCAAGCTTCCGTCCACCACGCGGGTGGCGTTGTTACTCAATCCCGGCATCCCCCCCGAAGAGTTGATCGGCGCCTTGCTGCGGGAATTCCGGCTTCCGCCCCTGCTCGAAGCCGGACAGGCGGCGCAACATCAAGCTTTGCTGGAATTTCTGGTCACCTTGCAACGCCAGGGAGAACAGGCGGTCATCATCGTGGAAGAGGCCCAAGGCCTGCCTCCCGCCACCTTGGAAGCCTTGCGTCTGATCAGCAACCTGGAAACCGAACAGGTCAAGTTGGCTCCCATTGTTCTCTTTGGGCAACCGGCGCTGGACCGGCTGTTTCAAACCGGCCCCACCCGTCAAATTCTTGAACGAATCACCACCCATCTGACCCTGCCCCCCCTCTCCCTTGACGATACCGAAAAGTATTTGCGTAACCGGTTGCACACCACCGGATACCGGGGACCGACGCTTTTTTCTCCCGGCGCGGTGCGCTGCATCCACCGGGCGGCCCAGGGGGCCATGCGTCAGATCAATCTGCTGGCGGAAAAAGCTCTCGTTCAGGCCTCGCGCCAAGGTGCGCATCTCATCTCCAGCCGGCATGTGCAACAGGGAATCTCCACCTGTGAATTCGCCACCCGGGTCACATCCTGGCACCGTCCCGCTTTGGTCGCCGGGGGTATGGCGGCCCTGCTGGCGGGCAGCATGGCCATGCACTCCTGGGCGCTCAATGCGCCGCCGATCCTGCCCTCTTTGAGTTCGCTTCGGCCCGCCGCCATCGCTGTCGCGCAAAATCGACCCGATGACCCACCCGCCGAGGCCCGGATACCGGAAAGTCAGCCGGATTCCCCGACCGCCAACAGTGGCACCCTGTTGACCCTGGCCAGAACCCTTTCCATCCTGCCATCCCGTCAACTGGTCAGTCACACGGCATCGCTGTCCGAACCCCCTGTGGTTGCCCGGATTCCCCTGATCACCCCCATCAAACCCACCATCCGGGAGTTGGCCTCCATCCAGGAGAATCCGAAAAACGATTCGATGAGTGAAAGGGTCCGCGCCGCCCACCGTTGGCTGGAAGCGAGCCATGGCACCCGCTACACCATTCAATTGATCCATCTGCGCAACGACAGCGGCATCAACACGCTGGACAAGTTCCTGGCCGCCGCGCAGCCGGACCTGAATGCCCGGAAACTGAAAATTTTCCGCCTGCGCAATCAAAGATTGATGGTCTACTTGGGCGAATTCGACAATGAAACCGACGCCCAAGAGGCTTTGCAACGCCTGCCGCAGACGCTGCGTTCCGGCAACCCCCGGGTGTTGCCCCTGGACCGGGTCAAAACCCTGGTCCGTAACCATACCCGACCCGATGGATGTCAGCCTGGGCAGGAGAACAGCTCATGCGTTCCCGCCGCCTGAAAAACCGTCAAACCCGAATGGGATTGGGGATTCTGCTGGGCTGCGCGCTGAATTTTTCCGCGGGGTCCGCCGCTGCGGATCCGTTTCCCCGGGAGATGGGGGACGACACGATTCCCCCATTGGTGGCACTGGTACCGTTTCTTCCGGAAAGCTCCGAGGCGGACACCCTGGCCCAGGGGACCTTCACGCTGGTGGCCACCCATGTTCCGGTGGATGAACTGCTCCCCTCCCTGGCCCGGAAGGCGGGGCTAAATCTGGATCTGCCCCCGACGGTCCAGGGCAATGTGACCCTCAATCTCACCAACCGTCCCTTGAACGATCTTCTGGAGCAAATCGCCCAACAAACCGGAGCCCGGTTTCATATCCGTGACGGCAACACCCTGGCGGTCACACCGGGCAACCTGCTGGCAACAACCCGGGACTCCGGGAGTTCACCCGACAAGGGCGGCTCCCAACGGTTGCGCCGATGAGCCTGCTGCTCGACACGTTGCGCCGCGCCGAGGATCCCGGATCCGCGGATCCCGCCGCGCTCGAAGAGCCGATGGTATCCCTGCCCATGGATTTCACAGGGCTGGATCTGTACCGCATCGACGCGCCCGCCCGCTTCGCTCGCCCCGCCACAAGACAACCGGTCCGGATCGCGAACGGGCCGATCCGACTTTTCTACCCGGAAGTTTGTTCGCCCCACTCCCCCGCCCCGGTGGTCCAGGGATGGCATCCGGTTGGTCGCGCCGCTTTGCTCCACGGGGTGTTTCTGGGGGCTTTCCTGCTGGCCTCCACGTTGAGCGATGAACCGGTGCGGGAGCGTTCCGGACGATCCATCGATACCATCACCGAATCCCCGTCTTTGACCCTGGCCTGTTTCACCCAGTCCCCGTCCAAAGAGTCCAAAGAGTCCAGGGAGTCCCCGTCCAAAGAGTCCAGAAGGACATCTTCCACCGGATTGGCCCCCGTGGAACCTCAGTCCGCGCCCCCGGCCAGAACCCTCATGAAAATTCCGGAAAATCCGTCGGGTCCGGCATCGGCGCCGCTTCCGGCCCGGGTTCCGCTGATCAACGATTCCACCTTCACCCTGGCCTCGCTGCACAGCGTGAACCGCATCGAAGAGAGTCTCCCCGCATCCACCCTGACCACGCCCCATCGCCCGGCGCGGTATCTGTTTCTTTCCAACCGTCCCCCGGTGGTGGGTCAGGCCCGCAAGGCCTGGAACGCCGGAGATCCGACCGCGGCCAAACGTCACTATGAAAAACTGTTGAGTCAGGATCCGGTCAACCGCATCGCCCTGGCGGGATTGGCCGCCCTGGCCATCCGGGATCAACAACCGGATCGGGCG
Encoded here:
- the tadA gene encoding Flp pilus assembly complex ATPase component TadA produces the protein MKEKRRLGEILIGAEMLTQDRLTIALAEQKKTGELLGRIIVRLGFVPEPVMHALLSHILDQPGINLDQTTLDPRILKLVPRKLIERHDVIPVHWDRKSTTLTLAMADTQDMAVLDKIQANIHSDITLKTILAEHSAISRAIQRAYSTENVLEPILRELENSFQVLESLPPEQAGQFSPVMRLVEMLLTDGVQRGASEIHIEPEAGSLRLRYRIDGVLSEMRELHRDLTAGIVMRIKTLAGIDAPDVSARAEGRFSLKVASRMIDCRVFPQPVTHGDNLLVRLRDRNPEPLSLESLGLSRHTQSILMEMMAKPAGIILATGPKGSGKTTTLYAMLAFLNHEQRHIMTLEESLAYPMAMVRQQMIDGEKHPENISENIPEKHAEWASTFDSVLRQGSDILLLDEIRNPATARMVLRAAMTGHQVFSTVQATSALAAFQGLFALGIPGTTLAGNLTGIMGQRLVRRLCSHCKQPHQPDPREQRLLGLGPDDRATRIFVAAGCERCHGIGFKGQVAIMEALLIDDDGDLLIEQNQTRTAWLSLARNQGFIPMADEGIRRVLTGETSLDEIRRVLDLSRRMIG
- a CDS encoding AAA family ATPase, with the protein product MYLDHFGFHAPPFAITPDTELFFAGGERGAILEQLLQAIQAGEGFIKVVGEVGSGKTLLCRLLCRKLPSTTRVALLLNPGIPPEELIGALLREFRLPPLLEAGQAAQHQALLEFLVTLQRQGEQAVIIVEEAQGLPPATLEALRLISNLETEQVKLAPIVLFGQPALDRLFQTGPTRQILERITTHLTLPPLSLDDTEKYLRNRLHTTGYRGPTLFSPGAVRCIHRAAQGAMRQINLLAEKALVQASRQGAHLISSRHVQQGISTCEFATRVTSWHRPALVAGGMAALLAGSMAMHSWALNAPPILPSLSSLRPAAIAVAQNRPDDPPAEARIPESQPDSPTANSGTLLTLARTLSILPSRQLVSHTASLSEPPVVARIPLITPIKPTIRELASIQENPKNDSMSERVRAAHRWLEASHGTRYTIQLIHLRNDSGINTLDKFLAAAQPDLNARKLKIFRLRNQRLMVYLGEFDNETDAQEALQRLPQTLRSGNPRVLPLDRVKTLVRNHTRPDGCQPGQENSSCVPAA
- a CDS encoding AAA family ATPase yields the protein MYLDHFGLQGYPFAPTPDPERFFPGGGRGDILNALRAAILADEGFIQLIAPPGSGKTMLCRVLCQQLPPATHAALLLNPNLPPEALIPAILGEFRFPVPNRNDPLLLRQTLLNQLALLHRNGTRALLLIDEAHAMPLATLEELRLLGNMETGRAKLLQVILFAQPVFEQNLQSVPNHPFLDRVTTRLTLEPLTAPETAHYLNARLQSAGFQGKRIFTPMAAWSVHLASSGCLHRINRLANRALQRACADSSRVVKMRHALWAARQDSTHRPISRRFRPVLATAGVVTLLAAGVSSHPWTSLSLSLPSPMALMAERTIQPQVAERKVEPERTIQPQVAERKIEPERTIQPQVAERKIEPERTIQPQMAERKIEPERTIQPQMAERKPDPQALPSPLPRAPEPVVAMVAPQPETKPPAPLADPTPEEKTVAVPDEVLFLADASGKPDPADQTPASSTLNGVPYLKPNDPLKEAILASHRWLEQSNDQHHTIQLVQLRHENGLQNLADKLAAIQPSPGPMELKLFRLKDNSLLIHLNECPTAVACEALMNRLPLSLRSSHPSVRSLARLKTTVQKLALIPPVQAG
- a CDS encoding tetratricopeptide repeat protein, translating into MSLLLDTLRRAEDPGSADPAALEEPMVSLPMDFTGLDLYRIDAPARFARPATRQPVRIANGPIRLFYPEVCSPHSPAPVVQGWHPVGRAALLHGVFLGAFLLASTLSDEPVRERSGRSIDTITESPSLTLACFTQSPSKESKESRESPSKESRRTSSTGLAPVEPQSAPPARTLMKIPENPSGPASAPLPARVPLINDSTFTLASLHSVNRIEESLPASTLTTPHRPARYLFLSNRPPVVGQARKAWNAGDPTAAKRHYEKLLSQDPVNRIALAGLAALAIRDQQPDRARVLYQELSRIDPGSPLALAGLSVLDLNGTDTQALEQHLKRLPPSSPDIWPLHFALGTRLANRQEWLKARDAFRNALKHDHTNPDIHHNLAVALERTGEPRAALEHYREALRTLSVRGWAGFDPHAIQRRIAILAPRPPDA